A single region of the Selenomonas sp. oral taxon 920 genome encodes:
- the truA gene encoding tRNA pseudouridine(38-40) synthase TruA: MKARARNIVLKVSYDGTHYHGFQRQTPPVAAVQNVLERALAKVCGEMVELAAAGRTDAGVHAYGQVVNFFTDGRIPTERLPRAVNGLLPSDIVVTEAWEAGRDFSARHAATGKAYVYRLEQCTVPNPFTRNYVWQIFHLLDLGAMRTALAMLVGTHDYSSFRAAGGAPMSPVRTLDEIRLDEEGAGRLSCYLHGNGFLYHMVRNIMSTVVNVGLGRISVERFGAIFAARDRRLASPTAPAGGLYLLSVDYAKESGDGSAAPS; the protein is encoded by the coding sequence ATGAAGGCGCGTGCGCGCAATATCGTGCTGAAAGTTTCCTACGATGGGACGCATTATCACGGCTTTCAGCGGCAGACACCGCCCGTCGCTGCCGTACAGAATGTGCTCGAGCGTGCACTCGCGAAGGTCTGCGGAGAGATGGTGGAGCTTGCTGCCGCAGGACGTACGGACGCGGGTGTGCACGCCTATGGGCAAGTAGTCAACTTCTTTACGGACGGGCGCATTCCGACCGAACGTCTGCCGCGTGCGGTGAATGGTCTCTTGCCGTCCGATATTGTCGTTACAGAGGCGTGGGAGGCGGGACGGGACTTCAGCGCGCGTCACGCAGCGACGGGCAAGGCGTATGTCTACCGGCTGGAGCAGTGCACAGTACCGAATCCCTTTACGCGCAATTATGTGTGGCAGATTTTTCATCTGCTCGATCTGGGGGCAATGCGCACAGCACTTGCCATGCTTGTCGGGACGCACGACTATTCGTCCTTTCGTGCGGCGGGCGGCGCGCCGATGTCACCCGTGCGTACGCTCGATGAGATCCGATTGGATGAGGAGGGGGCGGGGCGTCTTTCGTGCTATCTGCATGGGAATGGATTTCTCTACCATATGGTGCGCAACATCATGAGTACGGTGGTAAACGTTGGGCTTGGCCGCATCTCGGTGGAGCGCTTTGGCGCCATCTTTGCAGCGCGTGACCGGCGGCTTGCAAGTCCGACAGCTCCGGCAGGCGGACTATATCTTCTCTCTGTGGACTATGCAAAGGAGTCCGGCGACGGATCTGCAGCGCCTTCATAA
- a CDS encoding ABC transporter permease, translated as MLFKECFGMAVNALLANKLRSLLTMLGIIIGVGAVIAMVSIGMGVRTSVADSFASLGSNMLIVMPGSANTGGVRGKAGSRKSLKYDDAKAIESKIKGIDYVSPSVSGAYQVVNGNLNWNTTVEGVTPELMQIRSLKVENGSFITANDMAKRSRVAVIGPTVASNLFGTENPIGKNIRIHNQPFKVIGLTAEKGQSIGQDQDDVIYIPITTAQERMLAITYVQAINIQVSSPDRMNQVQADVENLLRQRHHIRHGAEDDFTVRNMTSLMESFTENTNMITLLLGSIAGISLLVGGIGIMNIMMVSVTERTREIGIRKALGATSSNVLMQFMIESMVIGIVGGVIGITLGVSLSKAIGSFGGLTTTIELLPVLVSFSFAVGIGLFFGIYPARKAARLDPIDALRYE; from the coding sequence ATGTTGTTTAAGGAATGCTTCGGCATGGCGGTGAACGCCCTGCTCGCGAACAAGCTCCGCTCCCTACTCACTATGCTCGGCATCATCATTGGCGTGGGCGCAGTCATTGCCATGGTCTCCATCGGAATGGGCGTGCGTACGAGCGTCGCCGACTCCTTTGCGAGCCTCGGCTCGAATATGCTCATCGTCATGCCCGGCTCTGCGAACACGGGCGGTGTACGAGGCAAGGCGGGCTCACGCAAGTCTCTGAAATACGATGATGCCAAGGCGATTGAGAGCAAGATCAAAGGGATTGACTACGTATCCCCTTCGGTCTCCGGCGCCTATCAGGTCGTGAACGGGAATCTCAACTGGAATACGACGGTGGAGGGCGTTACGCCGGAGCTGATGCAGATCCGCTCACTCAAGGTCGAAAACGGGTCGTTTATCACTGCAAACGATATGGCAAAGCGCAGCCGTGTCGCCGTGATCGGTCCGACTGTCGCCTCGAATCTCTTTGGTACGGAGAACCCCATCGGCAAGAACATCCGCATCCACAATCAGCCGTTTAAGGTCATCGGACTGACGGCGGAGAAGGGGCAGTCCATCGGGCAGGATCAGGACGACGTGATCTACATCCCAATCACGACAGCACAGGAGCGTATGCTTGCCATTACATACGTCCAAGCCATCAACATACAGGTATCGAGTCCCGATCGGATGAATCAGGTGCAGGCAGACGTTGAGAATCTGCTGCGTCAGCGGCACCACATTCGTCACGGGGCAGAGGACGATTTCACCGTTCGCAACATGACCAGTCTCATGGAGAGCTTTACGGAGAACACGAATATGATTACGCTGCTTCTCGGATCGATCGCGGGCATCTCGCTGCTCGTCGGCGGCATCGGCATCATGAACATCATGATGGTCTCCGTCACCGAGCGCACGCGCGAGATCGGCATCCGAAAGGCGCTCGGCGCGACCTCCTCCAACGTGCTCATGCAGTTCATGATCGAGTCCATGGTTATCGGCATCGTCGGCGGCGTGATCGGCATCACGCTCGGCGTTTCCCTCTCCAAAGCAATCGGTTCGTTTGGCGGGCTTACCACCACCATCGAGCTCCTGCCGGTCCTTGTCTCGTTTTCCTTTGCCGTCGGGATCGGTCTTTTCTTCGGCATCTACCCCGCACGCAAGGCTGCGCGGCTGGATCCCATCGACGCGCTCAGGTATGAGTGA
- a CDS encoding HD-GYP domain-containing protein, whose translation MILARTIVNAKRVVVVSENTELTAAHITRLKFLKVPVVYIKDETELKEERSPIFSRSNLFIKQYENVVGTAKSIFEETKKTGAVPVAETNEMVQADLLPLSRRSGTIDYLNEINHLASDIYNHSLRVSILAGVFAKWMQLDREIAKDVVLAGFLHDIGKSKFDQRLLEKNVETLKGEDYEQYIQHTVDGAQILNNIAGLTEGVRLAALQHHERMDGSGFPFNIKGDDIHLYARIVAVADLYDNITVEREGYPRRTPFDAVAEIARQMYTALDPEVCIPVLTNIKNAFLGSRVLLSNHREGTISAYPHGVVPLPIVSLGDDEVIDLNENKKVSIVEYNPK comes from the coding sequence ATGATACTTGCGCGAACGATCGTCAATGCCAAGCGTGTGGTTGTTGTGTCGGAGAATACGGAGCTGACGGCAGCACATATCACGCGCCTCAAGTTTCTGAAGGTTCCCGTTGTCTATATCAAGGACGAGACGGAGCTGAAGGAGGAACGATCTCCGATTTTCTCGCGCAGCAATCTCTTTATCAAGCAGTATGAGAATGTGGTTGGTACTGCGAAATCCATCTTCGAGGAGACGAAGAAAACGGGGGCTGTGCCCGTTGCCGAGACGAACGAGATGGTGCAGGCGGATCTGCTGCCGCTCTCGCGCCGCAGCGGAACGATCGACTATCTGAATGAGATCAATCATCTGGCGAGTGACATCTACAATCACTCGCTGCGCGTTTCGATTCTCGCAGGGGTCTTTGCCAAGTGGATGCAGCTGGATCGTGAGATCGCGAAGGATGTTGTGCTCGCGGGGTTTCTGCACGATATCGGCAAGTCGAAATTCGATCAGCGTCTGCTCGAAAAGAATGTCGAGACGCTGAAGGGTGAGGACTATGAGCAGTATATTCAGCATACGGTGGACGGCGCACAGATTCTCAACAACATTGCAGGTCTGACGGAGGGCGTACGCCTTGCTGCACTCCAGCATCACGAGCGGATGGATGGGAGCGGCTTTCCGTTTAATATCAAAGGGGACGATATTCATCTCTATGCGCGCATCGTTGCTGTCGCTGATCTCTATGATAATATCACGGTCGAGCGTGAGGGCTATCCGCGCCGTACGCCGTTCGACGCGGTGGCAGAGATCGCACGCCAGATGTATACGGCGCTTGACCCAGAGGTCTGTATTCCCGTGCTGACGAACATCAAGAATGCATTCCTCGGCTCGCGTGTGCTCCTCAGCAACCACCGCGAGGGTACGATCTCGGCGTATCCGCACGGCGTTGTGCCGCTTCCGATTGTTTCGCTCGGTGACGACGAGGTGATCGATCTCAACGAGAACAAGAAGGTCTCGATCGTGGAGTACAACCCGAAATAA
- a CDS encoding amino acid ABC transporter ATP-binding protein: MADTTANEIMLSMRGIHKAFGTLGVLRGIDLSLARGNVLAIIGSSGSGKSTLLRCINKLETIDRGDITIHGEKLCWTKDGETTATYASTADVRRILMSTGMVFQQFNLFPHMTVIENLIEAPCHVKGMKKDEILPYARELLAKVGLSDRENYYPSQLSGGQQQRVAIARALAMKPDIMLFDEPTSALDPELTGEVLRTMRALAAERMTMIVVTHEMAFAREAATNVIFMENGVIVEQGEPQTFFSAPKEERTREFLRNML, encoded by the coding sequence ATGGCAGATACGACAGCTAACGAAATCATGCTCTCCATGCGCGGCATTCATAAAGCCTTTGGTACGCTCGGTGTCCTGCGCGGCATCGACCTCAGCCTTGCGCGCGGCAATGTGCTCGCCATCATCGGCTCGTCCGGCTCGGGCAAATCCACCCTCCTGCGCTGCATCAACAAGCTTGAGACGATTGACCGCGGGGACATCACAATTCATGGAGAAAAACTCTGCTGGACGAAGGACGGCGAAACCACAGCGACCTACGCAAGCACTGCCGACGTGCGGCGCATCCTCATGTCCACGGGCATGGTTTTTCAACAGTTCAACCTCTTCCCCCACATGACTGTCATTGAAAACCTCATCGAAGCGCCCTGTCATGTCAAGGGTATGAAGAAGGACGAGATTCTGCCCTACGCGCGCGAACTCCTCGCCAAGGTTGGACTCTCCGACCGTGAGAACTACTACCCGAGCCAGCTCTCCGGCGGGCAGCAGCAGCGCGTCGCCATCGCGCGGGCACTTGCTATGAAGCCCGACATCATGCTGTTTGATGAGCCGACCTCCGCGCTCGACCCCGAGCTCACGGGCGAGGTGCTCCGCACCATGCGGGCGCTTGCCGCCGAGCGCATGACCATGATCGTCGTCACACACGAAATGGCATTTGCCCGCGAAGCGGCAACCAATGTCATCTTTATGGAGAACGGCGTAATCGTCGAGCAGGGAGAGCCGCAGACATTTTTTAGTGCACCGAAAGAAGAACGGACACGGGAGTTCCTCAGGAACATGCTTTGA
- a CDS encoding MATE family efflux transporter, translated as MTKNMTEGEPARLIFFFALPLVAGNMMQQLYAFIDTLIVGRFLGVNALAAVGCTGSLMFLTLGFIMGFCTGVTIYTGQRFGAGDHAGVRQSAATCILLGVAVALTLTAIVLPLTRTLLVLMETPLEILDGAYDFISIVFAGLVIFLLLYLQNCLIRALGDSKTPTVLLAVTLAINVVLEPVAILVFGWGIPGAALATVFSQGIGAFLFWIYIRRRVPVLHTRWSDWQPNTSVLMAHLRMGLPMAFQSSVIAIGAIIVQVALNNLGALPVAAYAATQKIDAVAVMPMLSFGYAMAAYTAQNYGAQKYERIRMGVHACLKMSMAFAVGIGVLLIAFGTFFLELFVGADAAGAEEVIAYGHTYLVVTGSTYTILALLLVYRNVLQGLGQSVIPTIAGVMELIMRAVAAIFLCSSLGFLGACMAYPLAWIGAAIPVVLAYFWTEKTLRRAAQ; from the coding sequence ATGACAAAGAATATGACGGAGGGTGAGCCCGCACGGCTCATCTTCTTTTTCGCATTGCCGCTTGTTGCGGGCAATATGATGCAGCAGCTCTATGCCTTTATTGATACGCTCATTGTCGGACGTTTCCTTGGGGTCAATGCGCTCGCGGCGGTCGGCTGCACAGGCAGCCTCATGTTTTTGACGCTGGGCTTCATCATGGGGTTCTGTACGGGGGTCACGATCTACACGGGGCAGCGCTTCGGCGCGGGTGACCATGCGGGGGTGCGCCAGAGTGCAGCGACGTGTATCCTGCTCGGCGTGGCGGTGGCACTCACACTGACGGCGATTGTCCTGCCGCTGACACGGACGCTGCTCGTCTTGATGGAGACACCGCTCGAGATTTTGGACGGAGCGTATGACTTCATTTCGATTGTCTTTGCAGGGCTTGTGATCTTCCTCCTGCTCTATCTGCAAAACTGCCTGATTCGCGCGCTCGGTGACAGCAAGACGCCAACCGTCCTTCTTGCCGTTACGCTTGCGATCAATGTCGTACTCGAGCCGGTTGCGATCCTCGTGTTCGGCTGGGGCATCCCGGGCGCGGCACTTGCGACAGTTTTCTCGCAGGGGATCGGCGCGTTTCTCTTCTGGATCTATATACGGCGGCGTGTACCTGTTCTGCATACGCGCTGGTCGGACTGGCAGCCGAATACCTCCGTTCTTATGGCGCATCTGCGCATGGGGCTGCCGATGGCATTTCAGTCTTCCGTCATCGCCATTGGTGCGATCATCGTGCAAGTCGCGCTGAACAACCTCGGTGCACTGCCCGTTGCGGCATATGCAGCGACGCAGAAGATCGACGCCGTCGCGGTCATGCCAATGCTCTCGTTCGGCTATGCAATGGCGGCGTACACGGCGCAGAACTACGGCGCACAGAAGTATGAGCGCATCCGCATGGGGGTGCATGCGTGCCTCAAAATGTCGATGGCGTTCGCCGTCGGCATCGGCGTCCTCCTGATCGCGTTCGGCACATTCTTCCTGGAGCTCTTCGTCGGTGCCGATGCAGCGGGTGCGGAGGAGGTCATCGCCTATGGGCACACCTATCTCGTTGTCACTGGCTCGACCTATACCATCCTCGCGCTCCTGCTTGTCTACCGCAACGTATTGCAGGGGCTTGGACAGAGTGTCATTCCAACCATTGCGGGCGTGATGGAGCTCATCATGCGTGCGGTTGCAGCCATCTTTCTCTGCAGTTCACTCGGTTTTCTCGGCGCGTGCATGGCATATCCCCTCGCATGGATCGGTGCAGCAATTCCCGTCGTACTTGCCTATTTTTGGACGGAGAAGACGCTGCGGCGTGCGGCACAATGA
- a CDS encoding energy-coupling factor transporter transmembrane component T family protein — translation MLNDIQIGRYLPGDSFLHRMDPRVKMVLLFFFLLLIFFVENAAGFAVLAVSVALLMIFSNVPLGMQLRSIRPILWIVLFTFGVHLFMTPGEEVFRAGPFAATWEGIARGAYIGLRLVLLILLSTLLTLTTSPLRLTDGLEALLSPLRRFHVPVHELSMMMTIALRFVPTLLEELDRIMKAQKARGADFERGNIVQRLRAIVPVLVPLFLSAFRRADELALAMEARCYRGGEGRTQMKELRTGRLDYAAIAVFLVGAAGICAVSFGGLSIAP, via the coding sequence TTGCTGAATGATATTCAAATCGGGCGTTATTTGCCCGGAGATTCGTTTCTGCATCGCATGGATCCGCGCGTGAAGATGGTTCTGCTCTTTTTCTTTCTGCTTCTGATCTTCTTTGTCGAGAATGCAGCAGGTTTTGCAGTGCTCGCGGTGAGCGTCGCACTTTTGATGATCTTTTCCAACGTGCCGCTCGGGATGCAGCTGCGTTCGATCCGCCCGATCCTATGGATTGTCCTCTTTACGTTTGGCGTGCATCTCTTTATGACACCGGGGGAGGAGGTGTTCCGTGCGGGCCCTTTTGCGGCAACATGGGAGGGGATTGCGCGCGGTGCGTACATCGGGCTGCGCCTCGTGCTGCTCATTCTCCTCAGTACGCTGCTGACGCTTACAACGAGCCCCCTGCGCCTGACGGACGGACTGGAGGCACTGCTCTCTCCGCTGCGGCGCTTCCATGTGCCGGTGCATGAACTCTCGATGATGATGACGATTGCCCTGCGCTTTGTGCCGACGCTGCTTGAGGAGCTCGACCGCATTATGAAGGCGCAGAAGGCACGCGGCGCGGACTTTGAGCGCGGGAACATCGTGCAGCGTCTGCGTGCGATTGTGCCCGTGCTTGTACCGCTCTTCCTCTCGGCATTCCGCCGTGCAGATGAGCTTGCGTTGGCGATGGAGGCACGCTGCTATCGCGGCGGCGAGGGGCGGACACAGATGAAGGAGCTGCGCACAGGGCGGCTTGACTATGCGGCGATTGCGGTCTTTCTCGTCGGCGCGGCGGGGATCTGCGCTGTGAGTTTCGGAGGGCTGAGCATTGCGCCCTGA
- a CDS encoding ABC transporter ATP-binding protein, which produces MEQKEVPSTIRLHGIRKLYRIGGETLAALDGIDLEIRRGEFAALMGPSGSGKSTLMNILGCLDRPSAGSYLLDGAEVAGLSDDALAATRNKKIGFVFQNFNLLPRISALDNVALPLVYAGVGRHERTERAQEMLAAVGLSDRGAHLPNELSGGQRQRVAIARALVNDPHIIMADEPTGNLDTKSTKEIMEIFERMHEKGHTIILVTHEPEIAVRASRQLLVRDGRITRDEGKGVAMDVV; this is translated from the coding sequence ATGGAACAAAAAGAAGTGCCCTCGACCATCCGTCTGCACGGTATCCGCAAGCTCTACCGCATCGGCGGAGAGACCCTTGCCGCACTCGACGGCATCGACCTCGAGATTCGGCGCGGTGAGTTTGCCGCTCTCATGGGGCCGTCAGGTTCCGGCAAATCGACGCTTATGAACATCCTCGGCTGTCTCGACCGTCCGAGCGCGGGCTCGTATCTGCTCGACGGCGCGGAGGTCGCGGGACTCAGTGATGATGCTCTTGCCGCGACGCGCAACAAGAAGATCGGATTTGTCTTTCAGAACTTCAATCTGCTTCCGCGCATCTCAGCGCTCGACAACGTCGCTCTGCCGCTCGTCTATGCGGGCGTTGGGCGGCACGAACGTACGGAGCGGGCGCAGGAAATGCTCGCTGCTGTGGGGCTCTCTGACCGTGGGGCGCATCTGCCGAACGAGCTTTCGGGCGGACAGCGGCAGCGCGTCGCGATTGCCCGCGCCCTTGTGAACGATCCGCACATCATCATGGCGGACGAGCCGACGGGCAATCTTGACACGAAGTCCACGAAGGAGATCATGGAGATCTTTGAGCGGATGCATGAGAAGGGGCACACGATCATCCTTGTCACGCATGAGCCGGAGATTGCCGTGCGTGCGAGCCGTCAGCTCCTCGTGCGCGACGGCAGGATCACGCGTGATGAGGGGAAGGGAGTGGCGATGGATGTTGTTTAA
- a CDS encoding amino acid ABC transporter substrate-binding protein has protein sequence MNWKNILKGAAAFALSAALLTGCGGGEKKVASTDNAAEMGKIIVGLDDNFPPMGFKNEKNEIVGFDVDLAKEAAKRLGREVEFKAIDWSSKEAELKSGRVQILWNGLDITDKRKENMLFSNPYMDNRQIIFVKKGNASITDEKSLAGKTVGTQSAGTAEEYIDATPFYKNDVKEVKKYPDYVAAFMDLENGRLDAVIGDEIVGRYYMSKHPEELAALDVVVGPTSEFGIAFAKDNTALRDEVQKVLDEMKKDGTMAKISTEWFTKDITK, from the coding sequence ATGAACTGGAAAAATATCCTTAAGGGCGCAGCGGCATTTGCGTTGTCGGCAGCACTGCTCACGGGCTGCGGCGGCGGTGAGAAGAAGGTCGCCTCGACGGACAATGCGGCAGAGATGGGAAAAATCATCGTCGGTCTTGACGACAACTTCCCGCCGATGGGCTTCAAGAACGAGAAAAACGAGATTGTCGGCTTTGACGTGGATCTCGCGAAGGAGGCGGCAAAGCGCCTCGGACGCGAGGTGGAGTTCAAGGCGATCGACTGGTCGAGCAAAGAGGCGGAGCTTAAAAGCGGCCGTGTCCAGATCCTCTGGAACGGGCTCGACATCACCGACAAGCGCAAAGAGAATATGCTCTTCTCCAATCCCTATATGGACAATCGCCAGATCATCTTTGTGAAGAAGGGCAATGCCTCCATCACGGATGAAAAGAGTCTTGCGGGCAAGACCGTCGGCACGCAGAGTGCAGGTACGGCGGAGGAGTACATCGACGCGACCCCATTCTACAAAAACGATGTCAAGGAGGTCAAGAAGTACCCCGACTATGTTGCGGCGTTCATGGATCTCGAGAACGGTCGTCTCGATGCGGTCATCGGCGATGAAATCGTCGGCCGCTACTACATGAGCAAGCACCCCGAGGAGCTCGCAGCGCTCGACGTGGTGGTCGGTCCCACGAGCGAATTCGGCATTGCATTCGCCAAAGACAACACGGCACTGCGCGATGAGGTGCAGAAGGTGCTCGACGAGATGAAGAAGGACGGTACGATGGCGAAGATCTCAACCGAGTGGTTTACAAAAGATATCACGAAATAA
- a CDS encoding EAL and HDOD domain-containing protein yields MEEVFIGRQAILDQQKKVYAYEILFRSGFQNAFDPNLDGNVATQSVMVGAMLDFGMKKLVSDRKAFINFTEQNLLNRAPKLLPNESVVVEILETVQATPEILEVVRELKEAGYKIALDDFVLSPGYEPLIEMADIIKVDFRITDSPKERKKMREILPSHVRLLAEKIETEEEFQQAVDFGYVFFQGYFFCKPTVLHQRKLSGNALSRMRLLKEVNRPDVDFTAVTKVISSDTNLVHKLLTFINSAGIGLSNHVSNLKQATLLLGATGVRRWVTLISLQTISEDKPSELFTLSLLRAKFCELIVCELKSKKLTPDTGFLVGIFSLLDVLLSLPMDEVLKEVALADDLNAALLGDDNELRRVLDLVIAYEQGDWDAVLTRAKHLNIAPDHLKANYDTALEWYNMLQRVS; encoded by the coding sequence ATGGAAGAAGTATTCATCGGACGACAAGCCATCTTGGATCAGCAGAAGAAGGTATACGCATATGAAATTCTCTTCCGCAGCGGCTTCCAGAACGCATTTGATCCAAACCTCGACGGCAATGTCGCGACGCAGAGCGTCATGGTCGGTGCCATGCTCGACTTTGGCATGAAAAAACTCGTCTCAGACCGTAAGGCATTCATCAACTTCACCGAGCAAAACCTGCTGAACCGTGCCCCGAAACTCCTCCCGAACGAAAGTGTCGTTGTGGAGATTCTGGAGACCGTACAGGCAACGCCGGAGATCTTGGAAGTGGTGCGGGAACTCAAGGAGGCAGGCTACAAGATCGCGCTCGACGATTTCGTCCTCAGCCCCGGCTACGAGCCGCTCATCGAGATGGCTGACATCATCAAGGTGGATTTCCGCATCACGGACTCTCCCAAAGAGCGCAAAAAGATGCGTGAGATACTGCCGAGTCACGTCCGTCTGCTTGCGGAAAAGATCGAAACCGAGGAGGAATTCCAACAGGCAGTAGACTTTGGATACGTCTTCTTTCAGGGCTATTTCTTCTGCAAGCCAACCGTTCTGCACCAGAGAAAACTCTCGGGCAACGCGCTCTCGCGCATGCGGCTCCTGAAGGAGGTCAATCGACCGGATGTTGACTTCACCGCTGTCACCAAAGTCATCTCGTCGGATACGAACCTCGTCCATAAGCTGCTCACCTTCATCAACTCCGCAGGCATTGGACTCAGCAATCACGTATCCAATCTGAAACAGGCAACGCTCCTGCTTGGGGCAACCGGCGTGCGGCGCTGGGTCACCCTCATCAGCCTCCAGACCATCTCCGAGGACAAACCGTCCGAACTCTTCACGCTCTCACTCCTGCGTGCAAAATTCTGTGAGCTCATTGTCTGTGAGCTCAAATCTAAGAAACTTACACCGGACACAGGCTTCCTTGTCGGAATATTCTCCTTGCTCGATGTTCTCCTGAGTCTGCCCATGGATGAAGTTCTCAAAGAGGTGGCACTCGCAGACGATCTCAACGCGGCACTCCTTGGCGATGACAATGAACTGCGCCGTGTGCTCGATCTTGTCATCGCCTATGAACAGGGCGACTGGGACGCGGTTCTTACCCGCGCAAAGCACCTGAACATTGCACCCGATCACCTGAAGGCCAACTACGATACAGCGCTTGAATGGTACAATATGCTCCAAAGAGTCAGCTGA
- a CDS encoding YdcF family protein has product MIYILKFGAAWILPPGIFILAMIGIAVYLWKKRHQHRAAGLLAVLSLALYLLSIGAVSDRLMGSLEQTYEVPAHPEGDVIVMLGGGAIADVQDVDGVGMLAQSPSSRLLTTLRLHRLYNLPILLSGGQVFSDTGSEAEIARRVLLSLGVPSEMIYVEGRSLTTGQNARYSAEILRRERFTHPILVTSAFHLPRAVLNFEKAGCEVTPYPADFWVSGDPQLYLVKFAPNASALLTNTVYLQEKLRIFVTRYLE; this is encoded by the coding sequence ATGATCTATATTTTGAAATTCGGTGCGGCGTGGATTCTGCCGCCGGGGATCTTTATTCTCGCGATGATCGGGATTGCTGTCTATCTTTGGAAAAAACGACACCAACATCGTGCGGCGGGGCTGCTCGCCGTACTTTCGCTTGCGCTCTATCTGCTCTCCATCGGTGCCGTCTCCGATCGGCTGATGGGAAGCCTTGAGCAGACGTATGAAGTGCCGGCGCATCCCGAGGGGGATGTGATCGTCATGCTTGGCGGTGGGGCGATCGCGGATGTGCAGGATGTGGACGGCGTGGGGATGCTCGCGCAGAGCCCATCCTCGCGGCTTCTCACAACGCTGCGGCTTCACCGGCTCTACAACCTGCCGATCCTCCTCTCGGGCGGGCAGGTGTTCAGCGATACGGGCTCGGAGGCGGAGATCGCGCGGCGCGTACTACTCTCTCTTGGTGTACCGAGCGAAATGATCTATGTGGAGGGGCGCAGTCTAACGACGGGGCAAAATGCGCGCTACTCGGCGGAAATTCTGCGCCGTGAGAGGTTCACGCATCCGATTCTCGTGACCTCGGCGTTCCATCTGCCGCGTGCTGTGCTCAACTTCGAGAAGGCGGGCTGCGAAGTTACGCCATATCCCGCAGATTTTTGGGTGAGCGGTGATCCCCAACTCTACCTCGTCAAATTTGCGCCGAATGCAAGTGCACTTCTCACAAATACGGTTTATCTTCAAGAAAAACTGCGCATTTTCGTGACGAGGTATCTGGAATGA
- a CDS encoding cupin domain-containing protein, with amino-acid sequence MAIIESEHIDAEKRFGGNGTIHIQKLLSPTELDGKCAMYARVTIPPHASMGVHKHEGNTETYHILSGRAHYNDNGSEIEIGPGTTTFCGDGEVHAIANASETEDLVFMALIINK; translated from the coding sequence ATGGCAATCATCGAATCCGAGCACATTGATGCCGAGAAGCGTTTTGGCGGAAACGGTACGATCCACATTCAGAAGCTGCTCAGTCCGACCGAGCTCGACGGCAAATGTGCGATGTACGCGCGCGTGACGATCCCGCCCCACGCATCGATGGGCGTGCACAAGCACGAGGGCAATACGGAGACCTATCACATTCTCTCAGGCCGTGCGCACTATAACGACAACGGCTCGGAGATCGAGATCGGCCCCGGCACGACGACGTTCTGCGGCGACGGCGAGGTACACGCCATTGCCAACGCCTCCGAGACCGAGGATCTCGTCTTTATGGCGCTGATTATCAATAAATAA
- a CDS encoding amino acid ABC transporter permease, translating into MDKTLDTILLMLEGSTVTLEIFCVTLALSLPLGLFAALGRLSRFRLLSRLLEIYIWIMRGTPLMLQLLFVYFALPMVGIMLPDIAAALLAFVLNYAAYFAEIFRSGIQAVPRGQFEAARVLGMSAPLTMRRIVLPQVLRITLPPVSNETINLVKDTSLVYILAMNDLLRVARTIVQREFDMTPFLIAGIFYLAMTAVLTWGFKKLEAHYGRYDS; encoded by the coding sequence ATGGATAAAACACTGGATACGATACTGCTCATGCTCGAGGGCTCGACCGTCACCCTCGAGATTTTCTGTGTCACGCTCGCACTCTCCCTCCCGCTCGGTCTCTTTGCTGCACTCGGACGGCTCTCGCGGTTTCGTCTGCTCAGCCGACTGCTCGAAATCTATATCTGGATCATGCGCGGCACACCGCTGATGCTGCAGCTGCTCTTCGTTTATTTTGCCCTGCCCATGGTCGGTATCATGCTGCCCGACATTGCGGCGGCACTGCTCGCCTTCGTCCTCAACTATGCCGCCTACTTCGCGGAGATCTTCCGCTCCGGCATACAAGCTGTGCCGCGCGGACAATTCGAGGCGGCACGTGTACTCGGCATGAGTGCGCCGCTCACCATGCGGCGCATCGTCCTGCCGCAGGTGCTGCGCATCACCCTGCCCCCCGTCAGCAATGAAACCATCAACCTCGTCAAGGACACCTCGCTCGTCTACATCCTCGCCATGAACGACCTCCTGCGCGTTGCACGCACCATCGTTCAGCGCGAGTTCGACATGACCCCCTTCCTCATCGCAGGGATTTTCTACCTCGCAATGACCGCTGTGCTCACATGGGGATTCAAGAAATTGGAGGCACACTATGGCAGATACGACAGCTAA